A window from Dromaius novaehollandiae isolate bDroNov1 chromosome 1, bDroNov1.hap1, whole genome shotgun sequence encodes these proteins:
- the LOC112984556 gene encoding histone H3, with amino-acid sequence MARTKQTARKSTGGKAPRKQLATKAARKSAPATGGVKKPHRYRPGTVALREIRRYQKSTELLIRKLPFQRLVREIAQDFKTDLRFQSSAVMALQEASEAYLVGLFEDTNLCAIHAKRVTIMPKDIQLARRIRGERA; translated from the coding sequence ATGGCGCGCACGAAGCAGACAGCGCGGAAGTCGACAGGCGGGAAGGCGCCGCGCAAGCAGCTGGCCACCAAGGCGGCCCGCAAGAGCGCGCCGGCCACGGGCGGCGTGAAGAAGCCGCACCGCTACCGGCCCGGCACGGTGGCGCTGCGCGAGATCCGGCGTTACCAGAAGTCGACGGAGCTGCTGATCCGCAAGCTGCCCTTCCAGCGCCTGGTGCGCGAGATCGCGCAGGACTTCAAGACGGACCTGCGCTTCCAGAGCTCGGCCGTCATGGCGCTGCAGGAGGCGAGCGAGGCCTACCTGGTGGGGCTCTTCGAGGACACCAACCTGTGCGCCATCCATGCCAAGCGCGTCACCATCATGCCCAAGGACATCCAGCTCGCCCGGCGCATCCGCGGTGAGCGTGCCTGA
- the LOC135328256 gene encoding histone H3: protein MARTKQTARKSTGGKAPRKQLATKAARKSAPATGGVKKPHRYRPGTVALREIRRYQKSTELLIRKLPFQRLVREIAQDFKTDLRFQSSAVMALQEASEAYLVGLFEDTNLCAIHAKRVTIMPKDIQLARRIRGERA from the coding sequence ATGGCGCGCACGAAGCAGACAGCGCGGAAGTCGACAGGCGGGAAGGCGCCGCGCAAGCAGCTGGCCACCAAGGCGGCCCGCAAGAGCGCGCCGGCCACGGGCGGCGTGAAGAAGCCGCACCGCTACCGGCCCGGCACGGTGGCGCTGCGCGAGATCCGACGTTACCAGAAGTCGACGGAGCTGCTGATCCGCAAGCTGCCCTTCCAGCGCCTGGTGCGCGAGATCGCGCAGGACTTCAAGACGGACCTGCGCTTCCAGAGCTCGGCCGTCATGGCGCTGCAGGAGGCGAGCGAGGCCTACCTGGTGGGGCTCTTCGAGGACACCAACCTGTGCGCCATCCACGCCAAGCGCGTCACCATCATGCCCAAGGACATCCAGCTCGCCCGGCGCATCCGCGGTGAGCGTGCCTGA
- the LOC112996068 gene encoding histone H1.01-like — protein MSETAPAPAAEAAPVAAAPAPAAKAAAKKSKKAAGGSKARKPSGPSVTELITKAVSASKERKGLSLAALKKALAAGGYDVEKNNSRIKLGLKSLVSKGTLVQTKGIGASGSFKLSKKPGETKEKAPKKRAAAAKPKKPAAKKPASAAKKPKKAAAVKKSPKKAKKPAAAATKKAAKSPKKAAKAAKPKKAAKSPAKARKVAPKPAKAKATKPKAAKAKKVAPKKK, from the coding sequence ATGTCGGAGACCGCGCCCGCTCCTGCCGCTGAGGCGGCCCCCGTcgccgccgctccggccccggcggccAAAGCTGCCGCCAAGAAGTCGAAgaaggcggcgggcggctccaAAGCCCGCAAGCCCTCGGGCCCCAGCGTCACCGAGCTGATCACCAAAGCCGTGTCCGCCTCCAAGGAGCGCAAGGGGCTCTCCCTGGCCGCGCTCAAGAAGGCGCTGGCGGCCGGCGGCTACGACGTGGAGAAGAACAACAGCCGCATCAAGCTGGGGCTCAAGAGTCTCGTCAGCAAGGGCACCCTAGTGCAAACCAAAGGTATTGGTGCTTCCGGCTCTTTCAAGCTCAGTAAGAAGCCCGGAGAAACGAAGGAAAAAGCGCCGAAGAAGCGGGCAGCGGCGGCCAAGCCCAAGAAGCCGGCAGCCAAGAAGCCCGCGAGTGCTGCCAAGAAGCCCAAGAAGGCGGCGGCGGTGAAGAAGAGCCCCAAGAAGGCGAAGaagccggcggccgccgcgacCAAGAAAGCGGCCAAGAGCCCCAAGAAGGCTGCCAAGGCTGCGAAGCCCAAGAAGGCAGCAAAGAGCCCAGCTAAGGCGAGAAAGGTTGCTCCCAAGCCAGCGAAGGCCAAGGCGACGAAGCCCAAAGCGGCCAAGGCGAAGAAGGTGGCACCCAAGAAGAAGTAA
- the LOC112996074 gene encoding histone H2A-IV: MSGRGKQGGKARAKAKSRSSRAGLQFPVGRVHRLLRKGNYAERVGAGAPVYLAAVLEYLTAEILELAGNAARDNKKTRIIPRHLQLAIRNDEELNKLLGKVTIAQGGVLPNIQAVLLPKKTDSHKAKAK, from the coding sequence ATGTCAGGCCGTGGGAAGCAGGGCGGGAAGGCGCGGGCCAAGGCCAAGTCTCGCTCGTCGCGGGCCGGGCTGCAGTTCCCCGTGGGCCGCGTGCACCGGCTGCTGCGCAAAGGCAACTACGCGGAGCGGGTGGGCGCCGGCGCGCCGGTGTACCTGGCGGCCGTGCTGGAGTACCTGACGGCCGAGATCCTGGAGCTGGCGGGCAACGCGGCGCGCGACAACAAGAAGACGCGCATCATCCCGCGCCACCTGCAGCTGGCCATCCGCAACGACGAGGAGCTCAACAAGCTGCTGGGCAAGGTGACCATCGCGCAGGGCGGCGTGCTGCCCAACATCCAGGCGGTGCTGCTGCCCAAGAAGACCGACAGCCACAAGGCTAAAGCCAAGTGA
- the LOC112983611 gene encoding histone H2B 5 codes for MPEPAKSAPAPKKGSKKAVTKTQKKGDKKRRKSRKESYSIYVYKVLKQVHPDTGISSKAMGIMNSFVNDIFERIAGEASRLAHYNKRSTITSREIQTAVRLLLPGELAKHAVSEGTKAVTKYTSSK; via the coding sequence ATGCCTGAGCCGGCCAAGTCAGCGCCCGCGCCCAAGAAGGGCTCCAAGAAGGCGGTGACCAAGACGCAGAAGAAGGGCGACAAGAAACGGCGTAAGAGCCGCAAGGAGAGCTACTCGATCTACGTGTACAAGGTGCTGAAGCAGGTGCACCCCGACACGGGCATCTCGTCCAAGGCTATGGGCATCATGAACTCCTTCGTCAACGACATCTTCGAGCGCATCGCCGGCGAGGCGTCGCGCCTGGCGCACTACAACAAGCGCTCCACCATCACGTCGCGGGAGATCCAGACCGccgtgcggctgctgctgcccggcgaGCTGGCCAAGCACGCCGTCTCCGAGGGCACCAAAGCTGTCACCAAGTACACCAGCTCCAAGTAA
- the LOC112983568 gene encoding histone H1.01-like yields the protein MSETVPAAAAAAVAAPAPAAKAAAKKPKKAAGSSKARKPSGPSVTELITKAVSASKERKGLSLAALKKALAAGGYDVEKNNSRIKLGLKSLVNKGTLVQTKGIGASGSFRLNKKPGETKEKAPKKRAAAAKPKKPAAKKPASAAKKPKKAAAVKKSPKKAKKPAAAATKKAAKSPKKAAKAAKPKKAAKSPAKAKAVKPKPAKAKATKPKAAKAKKAAPKKK from the coding sequence ATGTCTGAGActgtccccgccgccgcggccgccgctgtCGCAGCTCCGGCCCCGGCGGCCAAAGCTGCCGCCAAGAAGCCGAAGAAGGCGGCGGGCAGCTCCAAAGCCCGCAAGCCCTCGGGCCCCAGCGTCACCGAGCTGATCACCAAGGCCGTGTCCGCCTCCAAGGAGCGCAAGGGGCTCTCCCTGGCCGCGCTCAAGAAGGCGCTGGCGGCCGGCGGCTACGATGTGGAGAAGAACAACAGCCGCATCAAGTTGGGGCTCAAGAGCCTCGTCAACAAGGGCACCCTAGTGCAAACCAAAGGTATTGGTGCTTCCGGCTCTTTTCGGCTGAACAAGAAGCCCGGAGAAACGAAGGAAAAAGCGCCGAAGAAGCGGGCAGCGGCGGCCAAGCCCAAGAAGCCGGCGGCCAAGAAGCCCGCGAGCGCCGCCAAGAAGCCCAAGAAGGCGGCGGCGGTGAAGAAGAGCCCCAAGAAGGCGAAGaagccggcggccgccgcgacCAAGAAAGCGGCCAAGAGCCCCAAGAAGGCTGCCAAGGCTGCAAAGCCCAAGAAGGCAGCAAAGAGTCCAGCTAAGGCGAAGGCAGTGAAGCCCAAGCCAGCGAAGGCCAAGGCGACGAAGCCCAAAGCGGCCAAGGCGAAGAAGGCGGCGCCCAAGAAGAAGTAA